The Xenorhabdus doucetiae genome has a window encoding:
- a CDS encoding MFS transporter: protein MIRSLFLISLIINGVGSSILAVGYPYILLSDSTPMTYYYANMGIIFLFTSMGALLWGYKIDYATDIWQFRIVILLIEIFSTLLLLILLVSKIAFPPIMLLLFIAILEFLFAYEIPWSRVAWHELNDWAEQQGGKHLNVSLYIVIATSLISALGPGLGALLGITQGIDTIVAIKLFSLLPYFYICYLMMKMQVKRTAAQRSQLTGGLRSVFQQRYYKTLAIAVVFTIFANAFLMVALPVVVMESLANKSYGLVTLFYLLSALIPIFCTTLLNKTRVNSRIQRYPITIFISLFIFGILFFQLHTFYAKSFFYLLYNIAIIYFNVLITNTIYQKGLEMQQGRLFSLFQVTMNFSFPIAAITVSIAPDSSQYFLPVVGFSLFLLIAIAVYFIIQINKVPAPVHHWRR, encoded by the coding sequence ATGATAAGAAGTTTGTTTCTCATTTCTTTAATTATTAATGGTGTTGGCTCAAGTATTCTTGCTGTCGGATACCCCTATATATTATTATCTGATAGTACACCAATGACCTACTATTATGCCAATATGGGTATCATATTTTTATTTACCTCTATGGGTGCTTTGTTATGGGGTTATAAAATCGATTATGCCACAGATATTTGGCAGTTTCGTATTGTTATATTGTTGATTGAAATCTTTAGCACCTTATTATTATTGATATTGTTAGTGAGTAAAATCGCATTTCCGCCTATTATGCTACTTTTATTTATTGCCATATTAGAATTTCTTTTTGCCTATGAAATTCCGTGGTCACGTGTTGCCTGGCATGAACTTAATGACTGGGCAGAGCAACAAGGTGGTAAACATTTAAATGTCTCTCTCTATATTGTTATTGCCACTTCGCTTATTTCCGCCCTCGGCCCCGGCTTGGGTGCTTTACTGGGGATTACACAAGGGATAGATACGATTGTGGCGATCAAATTATTTTCCCTGCTCCCTTATTTCTATATCTGCTATCTTATGATGAAAATGCAGGTAAAACGTACAGCAGCACAAAGATCTCAATTAACTGGTGGGCTACGTTCTGTATTTCAACAGCGCTATTATAAAACTTTGGCCATTGCTGTTGTCTTTACCATTTTCGCTAATGCGTTTCTGATGGTGGCACTGCCTGTTGTTGTCATGGAAAGTTTGGCGAATAAAAGTTATGGGCTGGTCACCCTGTTCTATTTACTTAGTGCCCTGATCCCGATTTTCTGTACAACCTTACTCAATAAAACCCGCGTTAATAGCCGTATCCAGCGTTATCCCATTACAATATTTATTAGTTTGTTTATTTTTGGCATTCTGTTTTTTCAACTACATACATTTTATGCAAAATCCTTTTTCTATTTGCTCTATAACATTGCAATAATTTATTTTAATGTATTAATTACCAACACCATTTATCAAAAAGGGTTGGAAATGCAACAAGGCCGGTTATTTTCTTTATTTCAGGTCACAATGAATTTCTCATTCCCAATAGCGGCAATCACCGTATCCATTGCACCTGACTCCAGCCAATATTTTTTACCGGTGGTTGGTTTCTCTCTATTTTTACTGATTGCAATCGCTGTTTACTTCATCATTCAAATAAATAAAGTCCCTGCTCCGGTGCATCATTGGC
- a CDS encoding ATP-grasp domain-containing protein: MSLEIHINNQVSFHCGQPTIFCLPDIQDSERFIQLCYQHNVNMILLIKRKWLDSTDCSLALAYLVIDDPLVNHADKKIIEALKQVKKNLSMITAPIHIDYFMAFSELHVELMATVAAHINHDTHLIEVARSFRDKWIMRKIANEQGLYCPKFTLASEMLISPEHFEAFTESVENAAKHKGNQAGFIVKPRSFWGSMGVTAYSDRTSLLCALQALDAPEAYLVEEKIQGQLLHVDTAVFRHKILYQGIGVYACSLLPADQTEPGHFMWHTMLPDSPDSHKLFEFNRRVLQAFNLEYGFTHTEIFIEENTNNLILCETASRPPGLRLFDLHAQANHKHAFDVFIKALISPASIGNVPSLATGHADPHCIGMIIFNPPMGKVDAITPIKEIIDEHVIEWEQYAQTGSYFSNTHYTEKMGYIICSAKSEYTCLQYLENYKDKFHYTTLKKD, translated from the coding sequence ATGTCTCTAGAAATTCATATCAATAATCAGGTGAGTTTTCATTGCGGGCAGCCGACGATTTTCTGTCTGCCGGATATCCAAGACAGTGAACGCTTTATTCAATTATGCTATCAACATAATGTAAATATGATTCTGTTGATTAAGAGAAAATGGCTGGATTCAACGGACTGTTCTTTAGCATTGGCCTATTTAGTGATTGATGATCCGTTGGTTAACCATGCCGATAAAAAAATAATCGAGGCGCTGAAACAGGTCAAAAAAAACCTGTCAATGATTACCGCTCCCATTCACATCGACTATTTTATGGCTTTTTCTGAGCTACATGTTGAATTGATGGCGACTGTGGCAGCGCATATTAACCATGATACCCATCTTATTGAGGTTGCCCGATCATTTAGAGATAAGTGGATAATGCGCAAGATTGCCAATGAACAGGGGCTTTATTGTCCAAAATTCACGCTGGCGTCAGAAATGCTCATCTCCCCTGAACATTTTGAGGCGTTTACCGAATCAGTCGAGAATGCCGCCAAACACAAAGGCAACCAAGCCGGTTTTATTGTCAAACCCCGCTCATTTTGGGGATCGATGGGTGTTACCGCCTATTCAGACCGCACTTCTTTGCTCTGTGCATTGCAGGCTCTTGATGCCCCGGAAGCGTATCTGGTTGAAGAAAAAATCCAAGGCCAGTTACTGCATGTTGATACCGCCGTCTTCCGGCATAAGATACTCTATCAAGGCATCGGTGTTTACGCTTGTTCATTGCTCCCTGCCGACCAAACCGAACCCGGCCATTTTATGTGGCATACCATGCTGCCGGATTCTCCAGACAGCCATAAGCTGTTTGAATTTAACCGGCGGGTATTGCAGGCATTCAACCTCGAATACGGTTTTACCCATACTGAGATTTTTATTGAAGAAAATACCAATAATCTGATACTTTGCGAAACCGCATCGCGTCCGCCCGGACTCAGGCTATTCGATCTTCATGCACAAGCCAATCATAAACATGCCTTTGATGTCTTTATCAAAGCGTTGATTTCCCCGGCTTCGATTGGTAACGTGCCTTCTCTCGCCACAGGGCATGCCGATCCCCATTGTATTGGCATGATCATTTTTAATCCCCCGATGGGAAAGGTAGACGCCATAACACCCATAAAAGAAATTATTGATGAACACGTTATTGAATGGGAACAATATGCGCAAACCGGCAGTTATTTCTCCAACACCCATTATACTGAAAAAATGGGCTATATTATTTGCTCTGCTAAAAGTGAATATACCTGTCTGCAATATTTAGAAAATTATAAAGATAAATTTCATTATACAACCCTAAAAAAAGATTAA
- a CDS encoding radical SAM protein — protein sequence MEETIAIAKYPIGLDPERLFAVPKLNYAFIRINNICNARCEFCDVWQTAQIDAHKQIDMVKLWQELEALSPQEVNIHGGEAFLSKDFLAILDGNKNTPISITTNGTALSKKIFNRIQNKSHLVRKFYISIDHVEPEKNGESRGIRWLTNNLYDAMKYIKQEIPSSIIVVNHVVTSLNYDTIDKFLLKMAELGVDGVNLIPIKDYPLLFLNTVQIKLFMQKITTLLENKQISRHLFMDANYEIFGRNEDDYSRAEIGNYNASSKKACAIPLTTLFIDAVTGNVYPCDTTMYRPNPDQYIMGNVLEHSLHDIWHGDKFSLFRKKMYPVITCDCIKGCDPANRLR from the coding sequence ATGGAAGAGACAATTGCTATTGCGAAATACCCTATCGGTCTGGACCCGGAAAGGCTGTTTGCCGTACCTAAACTTAACTATGCGTTTATCCGTATCAATAATATTTGTAATGCACGTTGCGAATTTTGCGATGTCTGGCAAACCGCCCAAATTGATGCACACAAACAAATAGACATGGTTAAACTCTGGCAAGAGCTGGAGGCGCTTTCACCACAGGAAGTTAATATTCATGGGGGTGAAGCCTTTTTATCAAAAGATTTTCTGGCTATTCTGGATGGTAATAAAAATACACCGATTTCCATTACCACCAATGGAACAGCGTTATCAAAAAAGATCTTCAATCGGATACAAAATAAAAGCCATCTTGTCAGAAAATTTTATATTTCTATTGACCATGTCGAACCTGAAAAAAATGGGGAATCACGTGGCATTCGTTGGTTAACAAATAACCTTTATGATGCAATGAAATATATTAAACAGGAAATACCATCTTCGATTATTGTTGTCAACCATGTGGTGACTTCACTAAATTATGACACTATTGATAAGTTTTTGCTTAAAATGGCTGAATTGGGTGTTGATGGTGTTAATTTGATCCCGATTAAAGATTATCCTCTGCTGTTTTTAAATACAGTACAAATTAAATTATTTATGCAGAAAATAACTACCCTGCTGGAAAATAAACAGATTTCACGCCATTTATTTATGGATGCCAATTACGAAATTTTCGGCCGCAATGAAGACGATTATTCCCGCGCCGAAATAGGGAATTATAACGCTTCCAGTAAAAAAGCCTGTGCGATCCCACTGACAACATTATTCATTGATGCCGTAACAGGAAATGTTTACCCTTGCGATACGACGATGTACCGACCCAATCCTGATCAATATATTATGGGCAATGTTCTGGAGCATTCACTGCATGATATTTGGCATGGCGATAAGTTCTCACTGTTTCGCAAAAAAATGTATCCCGTCATCACCTGCGATTGTATTAAAGGCTGTGATCCTGCCAATAGATTAAGGTAA
- a CDS encoding Thoeris anti-defense Tad2 family protein, translated as MSEINKLDNTACPFNPEQYKKKVDVEVDGVPPIGSLPWALIQVYLGKVVSRSSWDASNEYIQLTTKSDGSAPVHIEKHDQQSFPYDWEPTPEDLMACDWKLLASVRPESTMLSFDLKIGTSKYRIDQSQNQSQDWGYLSQKDNTDGESNFGILTNLQSNIGIENISKFILYEPNAGSFGSIILSFESNHPNILGLLNKNLQITVDGSTYNLRALPAEIDGSDGSYDIFYTVGDAQKFGSLLQSQVENTLHFGFNWQ; from the coding sequence ATGTCTGAAATTAATAAGCTGGATAATACTGCATGTCCGTTTAATCCGGAGCAATACAAAAAGAAGGTTGATGTTGAAGTTGATGGCGTACCACCCATTGGTTCTCTTCCGTGGGCACTAATTCAGGTGTATTTGGGGAAGGTGGTGAGTCGTAGCAGTTGGGATGCCTCAAACGAATATATACAGCTTACCACTAAAAGTGACGGCAGTGCCCCTGTCCATATTGAGAAACATGATCAGCAGAGTTTTCCGTATGATTGGGAACCAACACCAGAAGACTTGATGGCTTGTGATTGGAAATTGTTAGCGTCAGTGCGTCCAGAAAGTACCATGCTGTCTTTTGATCTTAAAATTGGGACTAGCAAATATAGAATTGATCAGAGTCAAAACCAAAGCCAAGATTGGGGATATTTGAGCCAGAAAGATAATACCGATGGTGAATCTAATTTTGGAATTTTGACCAACCTCCAAAGCAACATAGGTATTGAAAATATTTCAAAATTCATTCTATATGAACCCAATGCAGGTAGTTTTGGTTCAATAATATTATCTTTTGAAAGTAACCACCCAAATATATTAGGATTACTTAATAAGAATCTTCAAATAACAGTTGATGGCTCAACTTATAATCTTCGAGCTCTTCCGGCTGAAATAGATGGTTCTGATGGTTCATATGACATTTTCTATACGGTTGGTGACGCGCAAAAATTCGGCTCTCTGCTACAAAGCCAAGTAGAAAATACACTTCATTTTGGCTTCAACTGGCAATAA
- a CDS encoding Ig-like domain-containing protein, which yields MAGKLTFPEGFLMFIKRIICRGDYMSIKTNDLIAPYLPQSYQGVIDESELDQDELFVKIQRYEKVRVGYQIIVHLNPYLSSAPFLIADENIEDPTYQISIPFSTIPIGSYDVFYTVTDLVGNITQSESTHVTIKKSDSPPLPMINDLEVKFLTNGMPADNRTPNVVLITALDGENKPVPGALINFVTNDPHARVIPSSGVADQKGQVVFCVTSDTDGLVPILVSSIGMRDKVQVYFSAKN from the coding sequence ATGGCTGGAAAACTCACTTTCCCAGAGGGTTTTCTAATGTTTATCAAGCGGATTATTTGTAGAGGTGATTATATGTCTATAAAGACAAACGATCTTATTGCGCCTTATTTACCACAAAGCTATCAGGGTGTTATTGATGAATCTGAATTAGACCAAGATGAATTGTTCGTCAAAATACAAAGGTATGAAAAAGTTCGGGTTGGGTACCAAATTATTGTGCATCTAAATCCCTATCTATCATCAGCACCATTTTTAATTGCAGATGAAAATATCGAGGATCCAACGTATCAAATATCCATCCCTTTTTCTACTATTCCTATCGGTAGTTATGATGTTTTCTATACTGTCACCGACTTGGTAGGGAATATAACTCAATCTGAAAGTACCCATGTCACAATTAAAAAGTCAGATTCCCCACCGCTGCCGATGATAAACGATTTGGAGGTAAAGTTTTTGACAAATGGTATGCCGGCTGATAATCGCACACCGAATGTGGTACTCATCACGGCCTTAGATGGAGAAAATAAGCCGGTACCCGGTGCGTTAATAAACTTTGTCACTAATGACCCTCATGCTCGTGTTATTCCGTCTTCTGGTGTTGCCGATCAGAAGGGGCAGGTTGTTTTTTGTGTGACATCAGATACTGACGGTCTTGTTCCAATATTAGTATCATCAATAGGAATGCGAGATAAGGTTCAAGTCTATTTTAGTGCTAAAAATTAG
- a CDS encoding autotransporter outer membrane beta-barrel domain-containing protein has translation MKIYRKAILPIALRVALFFPGISVHAVAASSCGSSGTTTTICDNQTQPYNVSAGENLIIEKRASIDVPQGVDKDHSDSYNLKYSAVNVGSNQDLDPVISVDSIENNGILQGSGGVTVTYSGSVGKLLNHGSISGNSGAIWVSGHIGTLDNDGVIKPENASDAVQSILLSYGMQNSGKGKIETIINRKGGSIDGISVQMAELNTLNNHGTLTSEDSFPDDGTIYIQGGGQVGIFNNDGTVTGPNHGIVITNGGYLDTLNNQPGGKGITADQDAIQVTGQDTSGKSSKIKQITNASTIYGKQNGIDIDDKGVVDTIMNLDGGVIQGDKFSIHNQGTITNGIDNAGTINGNVELGGATLSMSGSKATLNGDVHGTKDSQVIIGSKGSLDLTFTHDMDVGAVKVLSGSALRLGDGQTTGRLSGDIDNQGDLYFNRSDKATYQHNINGAGSVHQIGSGTTILTGANTYTGETKIESGTLQLGDNGTTGSIDKTAKVTIGQDGVLAFDHTAPTTFAADIEGIGTLRQQGTGDLTLTGNVATGKPITVTSGKLRFGDGTTIGKLSLSGIDNQGAVIVAGAANSEVTLGGEISGAGTLEVTGGKAIVTGDSTYSGQTTIGKGATLQLGNGGTGGNLAKSAILNSGTLTFNPNGTRSFDGAISANGHIDKIGSGITMLNSDSSAFTGSTSVEGGTLAVDGKLGTTASTLNVKNGGTVDGTGIIGGKTTIESGGHLTGKRGNALTFGHDLILSSGANVDISLGAENAPASALFNVHGDLTLAGTLNVTELSGFAVGEYDIFNYGGTLKNNGMTFTGGKPDSLSLDTNRGKEVYLTNTGGMLLNYWDGGDPRKYNNGTIDGGDGVWQVGGNHNWTSKTGQFNASWKNTDQFAIFAGTAGTVQVDDSGGNVTVNGMQFSSDGYKITGASLVLENDQGGSAKIRVGTGNKSKAGWVATIESDLTGSATLETTDYGTLILKGKNGYTGGTKVTRGVLQVGDGGIQGSISGDVAIGSEGKLVFNRADQMKFSGSLKGQGQLVQAGSGTTLLTGVNTYAGTTEVQGGTLRQGAEGAFSAVSSHTVGEHGTLDMGGFNATVSALNNSGTVLAGGDDKAVGRTLTITGNYSGNNGMVNLSTVLEGDNSKTDRLVVNGSTSGTTHLAIKNVAGNGAPTKEGIKVVEVQGTSDGTFSLAGDYRYKGEPAVVAGAYAYRLYKNGTDNTDGSWYLRSSLTSPEPKPDPKPEPKPKPEPPRLYHAGVSVYEAYGRVLQTLNTPETLRDRTEGRKAQRLGKDEFRSSAGEGSTDESTSNGAWGRMTASYGKLSPHVSTSGADAITYNMVRAQVGMDKRFYENNQGSVTGGGFLQYSNVNANVGSVHGEGNIRANGYTLGTTSTWHGNNQFYLDGLAQVTYFGNDLNSKTASRHLGDNKSALGYALSLEAGQQFDLTPEWSLTPQAQLAFSSVKMNDFHDTFGTKIRFDQSESMKLRLGTTIDYRQKWRDEQNKDGKAANLYGLFNIRQELLGRNDTVDVADVTFHAGNDRTWAESGVGGSYSWNDNNSFVYGQTSVNTSLNNFADSYELSAKIGLKATW, from the coding sequence ATGAAAATATATCGAAAAGCGATATTGCCAATAGCCCTTAGAGTGGCTTTATTTTTCCCAGGAATCAGTGTTCATGCAGTAGCGGCTTCATCATGCGGCTCTTCAGGTACGACGACCACTATTTGCGATAATCAGACCCAACCCTATAACGTATCAGCTGGCGAAAATCTGATTATCGAGAAAAGGGCATCTATTGATGTCCCCCAAGGGGTGGATAAGGATCACTCAGATAGCTACAACTTGAAATACAGTGCGGTTAATGTTGGCAGTAACCAAGATCTGGATCCGGTGATTTCAGTCGATAGCATTGAGAATAATGGAATATTGCAAGGAAGTGGTGGCGTTACCGTAACTTATAGCGGTTCCGTTGGAAAGCTGCTTAATCATGGAAGCATAAGTGGAAATTCAGGAGCCATATGGGTTTCTGGTCATATAGGAACGTTAGATAATGATGGCGTCATCAAACCAGAAAATGCTTCTGACGCAGTTCAGTCAATCTTACTCAGTTATGGGATGCAGAATAGCGGTAAAGGGAAAATAGAGACCATCATTAATCGGAAGGGAGGATCGATTGATGGGATATCTGTCCAAATGGCAGAACTTAACACGCTTAATAACCATGGGACGCTGACATCTGAGGACAGTTTTCCAGATGATGGAACGATCTATATTCAAGGTGGCGGTCAGGTCGGCATTTTTAATAATGATGGAACTGTGACCGGACCCAATCATGGCATTGTTATTACCAATGGCGGATACCTCGACACGCTCAATAATCAGCCTGGGGGTAAAGGGATCACGGCTGATCAGGATGCTATTCAGGTCACTGGGCAAGATACATCTGGCAAGTCGTCCAAAATTAAACAGATTACCAACGCTTCTACGATATATGGAAAGCAAAATGGCATTGATATCGACGATAAAGGCGTGGTTGATACCATAATGAATTTGGATGGTGGCGTGATACAAGGAGATAAATTTTCTATCCATAATCAGGGAACCATTACCAACGGTATTGATAATGCCGGCACGATTAACGGCAATGTGGAGCTTGGCGGTGCCACTCTTTCTATGTCTGGCTCAAAGGCAACCCTCAATGGTGATGTTCACGGCACCAAAGATTCACAGGTTATCATTGGAAGTAAAGGATCTCTGGATCTGACATTTACTCACGATATGGATGTCGGGGCTGTTAAAGTATTATCGGGAAGTGCGTTACGTTTGGGGGACGGGCAGACAACAGGCCGCCTTTCCGGTGACATTGATAATCAGGGAGACCTCTATTTTAACCGTAGCGATAAGGCGACCTATCAACACAATATAAACGGAGCAGGTTCTGTTCATCAAATAGGTAGTGGCACAACCATTTTGACAGGCGCTAACACTTATACCGGTGAGACAAAAATCGAATCGGGTACCTTGCAACTCGGCGATAACGGGACGACGGGAAGTATTGATAAAACGGCCAAGGTGACCATCGGGCAGGATGGCGTACTGGCTTTTGACCACACGGCTCCCACCACTTTTGCGGCTGATATTGAAGGTATCGGCACGCTTCGCCAACAGGGAACGGGTGATTTGACCCTGACCGGTAATGTGGCTACGGGTAAACCGATTACCGTGACATCAGGCAAACTGCGGTTTGGCGATGGCACCACAATCGGCAAACTCTCACTTTCCGGCATTGATAATCAGGGCGCAGTAATTGTTGCCGGTGCGGCTAACAGTGAGGTTACCCTTGGTGGTGAAATAAGCGGAGCGGGGACGTTGGAAGTCACCGGAGGGAAAGCCATCGTGACCGGTGACAGCACCTATTCAGGCCAGACGACCATTGGCAAGGGTGCCACGTTGCAACTCGGCAATGGCGGCACGGGTGGAAACCTTGCCAAGAGCGCTATTTTAAACAGCGGTACCCTGACGTTCAATCCGAATGGAACCCGCAGCTTTGACGGTGCTATTTCCGCAAATGGTCATATCGACAAGATTGGCTCCGGCATCACAATGCTGAATTCGGATTCCTCGGCCTTCACAGGATCAACATCGGTTGAAGGCGGAACGCTTGCTGTTGACGGTAAGCTAGGCACAACAGCGTCGACCCTCAATGTTAAAAATGGGGGAACTGTTGATGGTACCGGCATCATTGGCGGTAAGACAACGATTGAAAGTGGCGGTCATCTTACCGGCAAACGCGGTAATGCTCTGACATTTGGCCATGATCTGATCCTCAGCAGTGGCGCAAATGTGGATATTTCGCTTGGGGCGGAGAATGCCCCTGCGTCTGCATTGTTTAATGTGCATGGCGATCTGACACTGGCAGGAACGCTTAATGTCACAGAACTTAGTGGTTTCGCTGTGGGTGAATACGATATTTTCAATTATGGCGGCACCTTAAAAAATAATGGAATGACATTCACGGGTGGAAAACCGGATTCGCTCTCTCTCGATACGAATAGAGGTAAGGAGGTTTATCTCACCAATACGGGCGGGATGCTCCTGAACTATTGGGATGGGGGTGATCCCCGCAAATATAACAATGGCACCATTGATGGTGGCGATGGTGTTTGGCAGGTCGGTGGAAATCATAACTGGACGTCAAAAACTGGGCAATTCAATGCCAGTTGGAAAAATACCGATCAGTTTGCCATTTTCGCTGGTACAGCGGGAACGGTGCAGGTAGATGATAGCGGCGGCAATGTCACGGTAAATGGTATGCAGTTTAGCTCTGATGGTTACAAAATCACGGGGGCTTCTCTGGTCTTAGAAAATGATCAAGGAGGCAGTGCCAAAATTCGCGTTGGAACGGGAAATAAGTCAAAAGCGGGCTGGGTTGCGACGATTGAATCAGACCTGACGGGTTCGGCAACGCTTGAGACCACAGATTACGGAACGTTAATTTTAAAAGGTAAGAATGGCTACACGGGGGGCACGAAAGTGACACGGGGTGTCCTTCAGGTTGGTGACGGTGGCATCCAAGGCAGTATTTCCGGTGATGTCGCCATAGGCAGTGAAGGGAAACTTGTCTTCAACCGTGCCGATCAAATGAAATTTTCTGGTTCCTTAAAAGGACAAGGGCAATTGGTGCAGGCCGGTAGCGGAACAACCCTCCTGACAGGCGTGAACACCTATGCAGGTACGACAGAAGTACAGGGGGGGACGCTTCGCCAAGGGGCAGAGGGAGCTTTCAGCGCCGTTTCATCCCATACTGTCGGGGAGCACGGTACGCTGGATATGGGCGGATTTAATGCGACAGTTTCCGCGTTGAATAACAGTGGCACCGTCTTGGCTGGCGGAGATGACAAAGCCGTAGGGCGTACACTGACGATCACGGGTAATTATAGCGGCAATAACGGGATGGTGAATTTATCGACCGTGTTGGAAGGCGATAACTCAAAGACTGACAGGCTTGTGGTGAACGGCAGCACATCTGGTACAACTCACCTCGCGATTAAAAATGTTGCTGGGAACGGTGCACCGACGAAGGAAGGTATCAAGGTTGTCGAAGTGCAAGGGACATCGGACGGCACTTTCAGTTTGGCAGGTGACTATCGCTATAAGGGAGAGCCGGCCGTTGTCGCTGGTGCCTATGCTTATCGTCTTTATAAGAATGGCACGGACAATACGGATGGAAGCTGGTATCTGCGTTCGTCACTGACCAGTCCGGAACCCAAGCCAGATCCTAAACCAGAACCCAAGCCCAAACCAGAACCGCCGCGACTTTATCATGCTGGTGTTAGCGTTTATGAGGCTTATGGCCGGGTGTTGCAGACGTTGAATACACCAGAAACTTTGCGTGACCGAACCGAGGGGCGTAAGGCGCAAAGACTTGGCAAAGATGAGTTCAGAAGCAGTGCTGGCGAGGGCAGCACAGACGAGAGTACAAGCAATGGGGCATGGGGGCGAATGACCGCCTCATACGGTAAATTGTCGCCACATGTCTCGACATCCGGTGCGGATGCGATCACCTACAACATGGTCCGTGCTCAGGTTGGCATGGACAAACGTTTTTATGAAAATAACCAAGGTTCAGTCACTGGCGGTGGTTTCCTGCAATATTCGAATGTTAATGCTAATGTAGGTTCTGTGCATGGTGAAGGTAATATTCGGGCAAATGGTTATACGCTAGGCACGACAAGCACGTGGCACGGCAATAATCAATTTTATTTGGATGGATTGGCTCAGGTGACCTACTTTGGCAATGACCTGAATTCAAAGACGGCCAGCCGGCATTTGGGAGATAATAAGTCCGCGCTGGGATATGCGCTAAGCCTGGAAGCAGGACAACAATTTGACTTGACGCCGGAATGGTCACTGACTCCGCAAGCGCAGCTCGCTTTCTCTTCTGTCAAGATGAATGATTTCCATGACACGTTTGGAACCAAAATCCGCTTTGACCAAAGCGAGAGCATGAAACTTCGCTTAGGCACGACGATAGATTATCGTCAAAAATGGCGTGATGAGCAGAATAAGGATGGAAAAGCCGCAAATCTTTACGGTCTTTTCAACATTCGTCAGGAGCTTTTGGGGCGTAATGACACGGTTGATGTTGCTGATGTTACCTTCCACGCTGGGAATGACCGCACGTGGGCGGAGAGCGGTGTCGGTGGTTCCTACAGTTGGAATGATAATAATTCTTTCGTCTATGGTCAGACTTCAGTTAATACCAGCCTGAATAATTTTGCCGACAGCTACGAGCTAAGCGCAAAAATTGGTCTAAAAGCGACTTGGTAA
- a CDS encoding Thoeris anti-defense Tad2 family protein, translating to MSKINKLDNTDLNCPFNPDQYKKKVDVEVDGVPPIGSLPWALIQVYLGKVVSRSSWDDSNEYIQLTTKSDGSAPVHIEKHDQQSFPYDWEPTPEDLISCDWQLVKIEPKPVGCMLSFDLKIGTAQYNSGRDQDWGYAQGSYGTLTNFQSTIGIRIIEMFRLFDPLIDNSQEIDLSVDTQNQPDLYRKNLEVMVDGSTYHLGASRNSTANTITTDFVYELGDAKKLGDLMKQNLDKTLRFCFNWK from the coding sequence ATGTCTAAAATTAATAAGCTAGATAACACTGACTTGAATTGTCCATTCAATCCAGACCAATACAAAAAAAAGGTTGATGTTGAAGTTGATGGCGTACCACCCATTGGTTCTCTTCCGTGGGCACTAATTCAGGTGTATTTAGGGAAGGTGGTGAGTCGTAGCAGCTGGGATGACTCAAACGAATATATACAGCTTACCACTAAAAGTGACGGCAGTGCCCCTGTCCATATTGAGAAGCATGATCAGCAGAGCTTTCCGTATGATTGGGAACCAACACCAGAAGACTTGATATCATGTGATTGGCAGTTGGTGAAGATAGAACCAAAGCCAGTTGGATGCATGCTGTCTTTTGATCTTAAGATAGGAACAGCCCAATATAATAGCGGCAGGGATCAAGATTGGGGATATGCCCAAGGCTCTTATGGTACTCTGACTAACTTCCAAAGCACTATAGGCATCCGAATTATCGAAATGTTCCGCTTATTTGACCCGCTCATTGATAATTCTCAGGAAATAGACCTGAGTGTTGACACCCAAAATCAACCGGACTTATATAGAAAGAATCTTGAAGTAATGGTTGATGGTTCAACTTATCATCTCGGTGCTAGCAGGAATAGTACTGCAAATACAATTACAACTGATTTCGTCTATGAGCTTGGTGACGCAAAAAAACTAGGTGACCTAATGAAACAAAACCTAGATAAAACATTGCGTTTTTGTTTCAACTGGAAATAA